Proteins encoded within one genomic window of Streptomyces sp. NBC_00523:
- a CDS encoding chaplin — MRQVTRKGLITMAAAGGVLALGGGYAHADAGAAGGASNSPGVVSGNSVQIPVSVPVNVCGNSVDVVGLLNPTFGNTCRNGSGGASAGQHDSASGTSGNHAGNRAVERGQGAKGGTGKHRASGDNGGGATAEGYTHGSPGLLSGNQIQAPIDIPVNVCGNSIDVVGLLNPAFGNECENESTPPVDVPEPPVRHVTPPTPEPHVPNVPEPQTVPEAPQLAHTGAGGLDLLIPASAGMLLAGAGTVLYRRAKAAA, encoded by the coding sequence ATGCGACAGGTCACGCGAAAAGGCCTGATCACCATGGCGGCCGCGGGTGGCGTTCTCGCCCTCGGCGGCGGCTACGCGCACGCCGACGCGGGAGCGGCCGGCGGCGCTTCGAATTCCCCGGGGGTGGTTTCAGGGAATTCGGTGCAGATTCCGGTCAGCGTGCCGGTGAACGTCTGCGGAAACTCCGTGGACGTCGTCGGGCTGCTCAACCCGACGTTCGGCAACACCTGCCGCAACGGCTCGGGCGGCGCGTCCGCCGGGCAGCACGACTCCGCGTCGGGCACGTCCGGCAACCACGCCGGGAACCGGGCCGTCGAGCGCGGCCAGGGGGCGAAGGGGGGAACCGGCAAGCACCGGGCCTCCGGTGACAACGGGGGCGGGGCAACCGCGGAGGGGTACACGCACGGATCACCCGGTCTGCTCTCGGGCAACCAGATCCAGGCGCCCATCGACATTCCCGTGAACGTCTGCGGCAACAGCATCGACGTCGTCGGCCTGCTGAACCCCGCGTTCGGCAACGAGTGCGAGAACGAGAGCACGCCGCCGGTCGACGTTCCGGAACCCCCGGTCCGCCACGTCACCCCGCCGACTCCCGAGCCGCACGTCCCGAACGTGCCGGAGCCGCAGACCGTGCCGGAGGCGCCGCAGCTCGCCCACACCGGAGCGGGCGGGCTCGACCTGCTCATTCCGGCGAGCGCGGGCATGCTGCTGGCCGGCGCGGGCACGGTGCTCTACCGCCGCGCGAAGGCCGCCGCCTGA
- the chpH gene encoding chaplin ChpH, translating into MIKKIAAAAAVTSGLVLAGAGMAVADSGAQGAAIGSPGVISGNVIQVPVHVPVNVCGNTINVIGLLNPAFGNVCVND; encoded by the coding sequence ATGATCAAGAAGATTGCCGCCGCCGCGGCTGTCACCAGTGGCCTCGTGCTCGCCGGCGCCGGCATGGCCGTCGCCGACTCGGGTGCCCAGGGTGCTGCCATCGGCAGCCCCGGCGTCATCTCGGGCAACGTCATCCAGGTTCCCGTCCACGTTCCCGTGAACGTGTGCGGCAACACGATCAACGTGATCGGGCTGCTGAACCCGGCCTTCGGCAACGTCTGCGTCAACGACTGA
- a CDS encoding M20/M25/M40 family metallo-hydrolase, giving the protein MSESNAARSGSGETAENEVVDLCRDLIRIDTSNYGDHSGPGERAAAEYVAEKLAEVGLEPKIFESHKGRASTVARIEGEDPSRPALLIHGHTDVVPANAHDWTHHPFSGEIADGCVWGRGAVDMKDMDAMTLAVVRERMRSGRKPPRDIVLAFLADEEAGGTYGARYLVDKHPDLFEGVNEAIGEVGGFSFTVNENLRLYLVETAQKGMHWMRLTVDGTAGHGSMTNDDNAITELCEAVGRLGRHTWPVRVTKTVRSFLDELSDALGTPLDPEDMEATLAKLGGIAKMVGATLRNSAAPTMLGAGYKVNVIPGQATAHVDGRFLPGYEQEFLADLDRILGPRVRREDVHGDKALETDFDGALVDAMQTALKAEDPIARAVPYMLSGGTDAKSFDDLGIRCFGFAPLKLPPELDFAGMFHGVDERVPVEGLKFGARVLDRFIDHS; this is encoded by the coding sequence GTGAGCGAGAGCAATGCGGCCCGGAGCGGCTCGGGCGAGACCGCCGAGAACGAGGTCGTGGACCTCTGTCGTGACCTGATCCGGATCGACACCAGCAACTACGGCGACCACTCCGGGCCCGGCGAGCGGGCGGCCGCCGAGTACGTGGCCGAGAAGCTGGCCGAGGTCGGGCTCGAACCGAAGATCTTCGAGTCCCACAAGGGCCGCGCGTCGACCGTGGCGCGGATCGAGGGCGAGGACCCGTCCCGCCCGGCCCTGCTGATCCACGGCCACACCGACGTCGTCCCGGCCAACGCGCACGACTGGACGCACCACCCCTTCTCCGGGGAGATCGCGGACGGCTGCGTGTGGGGCCGGGGCGCGGTCGACATGAAGGACATGGACGCGATGACGCTGGCGGTGGTGCGCGAGCGCATGCGCAGCGGCCGCAAGCCCCCGCGCGACATCGTGCTCGCCTTCCTCGCGGACGAGGAGGCGGGCGGCACGTACGGCGCCCGCTACCTCGTGGACAAGCACCCCGACCTGTTCGAGGGCGTCAACGAGGCGATCGGCGAGGTCGGCGGCTTCTCGTTCACCGTCAACGAGAACCTGCGGCTGTACCTCGTGGAGACGGCGCAGAAGGGCATGCACTGGATGCGCCTGACCGTGGACGGCACGGCGGGCCACGGCTCCATGACCAACGACGACAACGCGATCACCGAGCTCTGCGAGGCGGTCGGCCGGCTCGGCCGGCACACCTGGCCGGTCCGGGTGACCAAGACCGTGCGGTCCTTCCTGGACGAGCTGTCGGACGCGCTCGGCACCCCGCTGGACCCGGAGGACATGGAGGCCACCCTCGCCAAGCTGGGGGGCATCGCCAAGATGGTCGGCGCCACCCTGCGCAACTCCGCCGCGCCCACCATGCTCGGCGCCGGCTACAAGGTCAACGTGATCCCCGGACAGGCCACCGCCCACGTCGACGGCCGCTTCCTGCCGGGGTACGAGCAGGAGTTCCTGGCCGACCTCGACCGCATCCTCGGCCCGCGCGTCCGGCGCGAGGACGTGCACGGAGACAAGGCGCTGGAGACCGACTTCGACGGCGCCCTCGTGGACGCCATGCAGACGGCGCTCAAGGCCGAGGACCCGATCGCCCGGGCCGTGCCGTACATGCTCTCCGGCGGCACGGACGCCAAGTCCTTCGACGACCTGGGCATCCGCTGCTTCGGCTTCGCCCCGCTGAAGCTCCCGCCGGAGCTCGACTTCGCGGGCATGTTCCACGGCGTGGACGAGCGCGTTCCGGTCGAGGGGCTGAAGTTCGGCGCCCGCGTTCTGGACCGGTTCATCGACCACAGCTGA
- a CDS encoding tetratricopeptide repeat protein yields MPPDWERPPWLVSVRRTEHGDPVGAGFLVTPRHIVTCAHVVGPGRAPEPPARPVFVRFQHAAPHDPLPATVVPGGWHPDTGDGTGDVAVLELAAPAPPEAVPAPLRTTDPGTWDHRFRAYGYPEEHKRRGVPVRGEIIGHAGSEWIQVEAGPHTGWGLEKGFSGGPVWDVDRQGVVGMLVARDSVTSVDRRTAYAIKAEALARYWPGLGPLVRDMTTTEVRDRLEALLWTPLTEDGGIPRVAEVDPYDIGVCRSKYSDPDRGGSARAPYVRRSPQDDRLAGLLTDRRFVLLAGRSKAGKSRTLYEALVRAMPDARLVVPRPGDPARRTLDDLSRLSLPTGSDPVVLWLDDLHRYLHPGGLDLQILDRLARRRPAVTIVATIPAKQRAALTAMESDVGRIARTVIDKASTVELPTLLGPQDAEAAREMYPGEDFAARGIGELMVAAPSLERRFADGAESCPAGWALARAAADWMRMGVTGPVPDDVLRELFAGYLAEHHPALDADDAAYRTALAWAREPVAGTIALVHRAPGPGGYTGTPYLSEYLDSRDDDPSAPVPWFAWKYLADRRPAAALLPSAYTALVRGEPGIAERLLERIADGTDDRDSAAWAALMLGEMHLYLADFDAAARLLERAAESAVDSVVPLAQAVLAELLMMYGDRDRSRRLLESAVAARDPQLSQVAQVGLATLLFADGEEERAERILEAIVAAGDTEAAPLAQARLVSVLSGADGDAAGARTGQRPGSGQGKGTMRAGGTPAGRTEPVEQPWSLSRAVGESMAGQVASVAQASLGSLLAGQGDVDRAEELLRSALAGGRVHAVPLAQVGLGELLIVRGRNEEAEEVLRALIGSGNPLLIPYAKILLAVSLRPRGLIDQGMDLLREAAASGHPAQGPRALCGLAEWYANDGDLTAAEEFFGRAIATGHPEWGGMARVELALMLAGSGEDLDRPAALLDTVIEARHPGLSPLAAAALGDLLVRDGRIEDAERAYGLAVASGHRDWAQVVRIELALLQAARGDSEGTEAAADLFTAVIDSGHPHQGPRAADLLGDLLVREGRFEDAEHSYRAAIDSGHPQWSLIARMDLAVLLADHGDFEEAERLLLVVAASDDPGAEAWARGVLGVVHLGNERPEEGREQLRAAADADVGAASQFARFHLAKCLAADGEDEAAEALVRTVVDGEPSQVTEVARAWLAVRLLHRDPDAAQALLVRVEDSGDAEAIVAGYLGAGEYLLETGEVQTAGELLEAALELAGPDSAPRIGALLGTVRRSVNDLDRARALLTDALAAGDPETEPLARRYLGSTLFRLGLLPEAEEVLLPLARSDDTEHRPQALLLLGRVLAADNRPEEAYPWLEAAIECADGDADTETGARQTYAELLLSAGQRERAMEIYHPLVTLEEETVMDGTAPPPPDRPTLTLPAPTPPAPAPHPLPPALLALLGDVADAEGAHEEAAFWYGLAGRDGEVRTTTQAHDS; encoded by the coding sequence GTGCCGCCGGACTGGGAACGCCCGCCCTGGCTGGTCAGCGTACGCAGGACCGAGCACGGCGACCCGGTGGGCGCCGGATTCCTCGTCACCCCGCGCCACATCGTGACCTGCGCCCACGTCGTGGGCCCCGGCCGGGCTCCGGAGCCGCCCGCCCGGCCCGTCTTCGTACGGTTCCAGCACGCCGCCCCGCACGACCCGCTGCCCGCGACGGTCGTCCCCGGCGGCTGGCACCCGGACACCGGCGACGGCACGGGTGACGTCGCCGTCCTCGAACTCGCCGCGCCCGCACCGCCCGAGGCCGTGCCCGCCCCGCTCCGCACCACCGATCCCGGCACCTGGGACCACCGCTTCCGCGCCTACGGCTACCCCGAGGAGCACAAGCGCCGGGGCGTCCCGGTCCGCGGCGAGATCATCGGCCACGCGGGCAGCGAGTGGATCCAGGTGGAGGCGGGCCCGCACACCGGCTGGGGCCTGGAGAAGGGGTTCTCGGGCGGCCCCGTCTGGGACGTCGACCGGCAGGGCGTCGTCGGCATGCTCGTCGCCCGTGACTCGGTGACCTCCGTCGACCGGCGCACCGCCTACGCGATCAAGGCGGAGGCCCTGGCCCGCTACTGGCCCGGACTCGGCCCCCTCGTCCGCGACATGACGACGACCGAGGTACGCGACCGCCTCGAGGCCCTGCTCTGGACCCCGCTCACCGAGGACGGCGGCATCCCGAGGGTGGCCGAGGTGGACCCGTACGACATCGGCGTTTGCCGCTCCAAGTACAGCGACCCGGACCGGGGCGGCTCCGCCCGCGCCCCCTACGTCCGCCGCAGCCCCCAGGACGACCGGCTCGCCGGACTCCTCACCGACCGCCGGTTCGTGCTCCTCGCCGGGCGCTCCAAGGCGGGCAAGTCCCGCACCCTGTACGAGGCGCTGGTCCGGGCCATGCCGGACGCCCGGCTCGTCGTGCCGCGCCCCGGCGACCCGGCCCGGCGGACGCTGGACGACCTCAGTCGGCTCAGCCTGCCCACCGGATCCGACCCGGTGGTGCTCTGGCTCGACGACCTGCACCGCTACCTCCACCCCGGCGGCCTCGACCTCCAGATCCTGGACCGGCTGGCCCGCAGGCGGCCCGCCGTGACGATCGTGGCGACCATCCCCGCCAAGCAGCGGGCCGCGCTGACCGCCATGGAGAGCGACGTCGGCCGCATCGCCCGCACCGTCATCGACAAGGCGAGCACCGTCGAACTGCCCACCCTGCTGGGCCCCCAGGACGCCGAGGCGGCGCGGGAGATGTACCCGGGCGAGGACTTCGCGGCCCGGGGCATCGGCGAACTCATGGTCGCGGCCCCCAGCCTGGAACGGCGGTTCGCCGACGGCGCCGAGAGCTGCCCGGCCGGCTGGGCCCTGGCCCGGGCCGCCGCCGACTGGATGCGCATGGGCGTCACCGGCCCGGTCCCGGACGACGTCCTGCGCGAGCTCTTCGCCGGTTACCTGGCCGAGCACCACCCCGCGCTCGACGCCGACGACGCCGCCTACCGCACCGCCCTGGCCTGGGCCCGCGAACCGGTCGCCGGCACGATCGCGCTCGTCCACCGCGCCCCCGGACCCGGCGGCTACACCGGCACCCCGTACCTGTCGGAGTACCTGGACAGCCGCGACGACGACCCGTCCGCCCCGGTCCCGTGGTTCGCCTGGAAGTACCTCGCCGACCGCCGCCCCGCCGCCGCACTCCTCCCCAGCGCCTACACCGCCCTCGTCCGGGGCGAGCCAGGGATCGCCGAACGGCTCCTGGAACGCATCGCGGACGGCACCGACGACCGCGACAGCGCCGCCTGGGCCGCCCTCATGCTCGGCGAGATGCACCTCTACCTCGCCGACTTCGACGCGGCCGCCCGGCTCCTGGAACGCGCCGCCGAATCCGCCGTGGACAGCGTCGTCCCGCTCGCCCAGGCCGTCCTGGCCGAACTGCTCATGATGTACGGGGACCGCGACCGCTCACGCCGGCTCCTGGAGAGCGCCGTCGCCGCCCGCGACCCCCAGCTCTCGCAGGTCGCCCAGGTCGGCCTGGCCACCCTGCTCTTCGCGGACGGCGAGGAGGAACGCGCCGAACGCATCCTGGAGGCGATCGTCGCGGCCGGCGACACCGAGGCCGCCCCGCTCGCCCAGGCCCGCCTGGTCAGCGTCCTCAGCGGCGCCGACGGCGACGCCGCCGGAGCGCGTACGGGACAGCGCCCCGGCAGCGGCCAGGGCAAGGGCACCATGCGCGCCGGTGGCACCCCGGCCGGGCGCACAGAACCCGTCGAGCAGCCCTGGTCGCTCTCCCGCGCGGTCGGCGAGTCCATGGCGGGCCAGGTCGCCTCGGTCGCCCAGGCCAGCCTCGGCTCCCTGCTGGCCGGCCAGGGCGACGTCGACCGCGCCGAGGAACTGCTGCGCTCCGCCCTGGCCGGCGGACGCGTCCACGCCGTGCCCCTGGCGCAGGTGGGCCTCGGCGAGCTGCTGATCGTCCGGGGCCGCAACGAGGAGGCGGAGGAGGTCCTGCGCGCCCTCATCGGCTCGGGCAACCCGCTCCTCATCCCGTACGCCAAGATCCTGCTCGCCGTCTCCCTGCGCCCGCGCGGGCTCATCGACCAGGGCATGGACCTGCTCCGCGAGGCCGCCGCCTCCGGCCACCCGGCCCAGGGCCCGCGCGCGCTCTGCGGCCTCGCCGAGTGGTACGCGAACGACGGCGACCTGACCGCCGCCGAGGAGTTCTTCGGGCGGGCCATCGCCACCGGCCACCCGGAGTGGGGCGGCATGGCCCGCGTCGAGCTGGCCCTGATGCTGGCCGGCAGCGGCGAGGACCTGGACCGGCCCGCCGCGCTGCTGGACACCGTCATCGAGGCCCGGCACCCCGGCCTCTCCCCGCTCGCCGCCGCCGCGCTCGGCGACCTCCTCGTCCGGGACGGCCGCATCGAGGACGCCGAGCGGGCGTACGGCCTCGCGGTCGCCTCCGGACACCGCGACTGGGCCCAGGTCGTCCGCATCGAACTCGCCCTGCTCCAGGCGGCCCGGGGCGACAGCGAAGGCACAGAGGCGGCCGCGGACCTCTTCACCGCGGTCATCGACTCCGGCCACCCCCACCAGGGGCCCCGCGCCGCCGACCTCCTCGGCGACCTCCTGGTGCGCGAGGGCCGCTTCGAGGACGCCGAGCACTCCTACCGCGCCGCCATCGACTCCGGCCACCCCCAGTGGTCGCTGATCGCCCGCATGGACCTGGCCGTCCTGCTCGCCGACCACGGCGACTTCGAGGAGGCCGAACGCCTGCTCCTGGTGGTCGCCGCCTCGGACGACCCGGGCGCCGAGGCCTGGGCGCGCGGCGTCCTCGGCGTCGTCCACCTCGGCAACGAGCGCCCGGAGGAGGGTCGAGAGCAGCTGCGGGCCGCCGCCGACGCCGACGTGGGGGCCGCCTCACAGTTCGCCCGCTTCCACCTCGCCAAGTGCCTGGCCGCCGACGGCGAGGACGAGGCCGCCGAGGCCCTGGTCCGCACGGTGGTCGACGGCGAACCCTCCCAGGTCACCGAGGTCGCCCGGGCCTGGCTCGCGGTCCGGCTGCTGCACCGCGACCCGGACGCCGCGCAGGCGCTCCTGGTGCGGGTGGAGGACTCCGGCGACGCGGAGGCCATCGTCGCCGGCTACCTCGGCGCCGGCGAATACCTGCTGGAGACCGGCGAGGTCCAGACGGCCGGCGAACTGCTCGAAGCGGCCCTGGAGCTGGCCGGCCCGGACTCCGCACCCCGGATCGGCGCCCTGCTCGGCACCGTACGGCGCTCGGTCAACGACCTGGACCGGGCCCGCGCACTCCTGACGGACGCCCTGGCCGCGGGCGACCCGGAGACCGAACCGCTCGCCCGTCGCTACCTCGGCAGCACCCTCTTCCGCCTGGGCCTGCTCCCCGAGGCGGAGGAGGTCCTGCTGCCGCTGGCCCGCTCCGACGACACCGAGCACCGCCCCCAGGCCCTGCTGCTGCTCGGCCGCGTCCTGGCGGCGGACAACCGCCCGGAGGAGGCGTACCCCTGGCTGGAAGCGGCCATCGAGTGCGCCGACGGCGACGCCGACACGGAGACCGGCGCCCGCCAGACGTACGCGGAACTGCTCCTCAGCGCGGGACAACGGGAGCGCGCCATGGAGATCTACCACCCCCTGGTGACGCTGGAGGAGGAGACGGTCATGGACGGCACCGCACCCCCGCCCCCCGACCGCCCGACGCTCACCCTGCCCGCCCCCACCCCTCCCGCACCCGCCCCGCACCCGCTTCCACCGGCGCTCCTGGCGCTGCTGGGCGATGTGGCGGACGCGGAGGGCGCCCACGAGGAGGCCGCGTTCTGGTACGGCCTGGCCGGCCGCGACGGAGAGGTCCGCACAACGACACAGGCCCACGATTCCTGA
- a CDS encoding CU044_2847 family protein, whose amino-acid sequence MPEVVSFEGPDGASLQVEVPDDAPGLERISRDSGEVVRAGRRLEDALAQTRPALRSVMESVRALGPDAYEIEFGMKFNAESGVVIAKTAIEGHFAVKVSWNRPQAD is encoded by the coding sequence ATGCCGGAAGTCGTGTCCTTCGAAGGGCCGGACGGCGCCTCGCTCCAGGTCGAGGTGCCGGACGACGCCCCCGGACTCGAACGCATCTCGCGCGACTCCGGCGAGGTCGTGCGCGCCGGGCGGCGGCTGGAGGACGCGCTCGCCCAGACCCGCCCCGCCCTCCGCTCCGTGATGGAGTCCGTGCGGGCGCTCGGCCCCGACGCGTACGAGATCGAGTTCGGGATGAAGTTCAACGCCGAGTCCGGCGTGGTGATCGCCAAGACCGCGATCGAGGGGCACTTCGCGGTCAAGGTCTCCTGGAACCGCCCCCAGGCGGACTGA
- a CDS encoding AAA family ATPase, protein MTRLNKPPHPAGAPVVERLDPAALRGGEPFTLLYGPGAGDVFVDTAHQVCRLEEALWRLLRAEGYERIVFSSTDHPVYFRDTASRDLSRPGGRAPGPRTGGGTGRPVMRTPGMRGPMGNLRVTGAAPRENSAPLPAPGPAPSPAPGVSDPFAVMTLKGYLTQRRHRTAVVFAHAEASLLHYRAQRELAGAMDAWTDDHGNGNLWLMVFRQSGLDEVARFVESCHAYPVLEALTRRQAATPGRPGTARIGHPPAAEVGRLIHAVRLRTGLRIGDWRALDSVVKAMGSHPRTARAWQVWLEQLAGTPGAVLGPAAVRDAFPGATPGDPRSPWDRLAAMPGLDVVRDRFEQLRAEVETAEALRAGGRAGVFEPPSLHLAFTGNPGTGKTTVARLVGEIYRDLGLLERGHLVEAKMSDLVSGYIGQTAGLTDATIDRALDGVLFIDEAYGLSDQRDGFGQEAIQTLLTRMENDRGRLVLVVAGYPDKMTEFLDANPGLRSRVAEDNILRFPDYEPPALHAIALGRLRERGARPAPETESRLLRIVTEMHRTRDESFGNAREMRTLADAVFTRWSHRVRSRVDEPVVPDDLPERYRDYLERPAPDPARLLAGLDAYVGLGPVREVLTGLAHRQRLRQAHGTGELTPPHLVFTGPPGTGKTSVARLVGTLFRDLGLLRKGHVVQASRATLVGAYLGETARLVRQAVQDALDGVLFIDEAYSLAHDVRGGYGQEAIDTLVLEMEQWRGRLTVIVAGYPREMDTFLNANSGLPSRFTEYVPFPHYGPDDLLEILSRMAEGQGYTLHPEVPRHAGEWLAATRRADPSGFGNARTVRKLLELMESRLAARFARAGEGAEPGSFSQFLPEDVPAPPL, encoded by the coding sequence ATGACCCGGCTGAACAAGCCGCCCCACCCCGCAGGCGCCCCGGTCGTGGAACGCCTCGACCCGGCGGCCCTGCGCGGCGGTGAACCGTTCACCCTTCTCTACGGGCCCGGCGCGGGCGACGTCTTCGTGGACACCGCCCACCAGGTCTGCCGCCTGGAGGAGGCGCTGTGGCGGCTGCTGCGCGCCGAGGGCTACGAGCGCATCGTCTTCAGCTCCACCGACCACCCCGTGTACTTCCGGGACACCGCATCCCGCGACCTGTCCCGCCCCGGCGGCCGCGCCCCCGGCCCCCGCACCGGCGGCGGCACCGGACGCCCCGTCATGCGTACGCCGGGCATGCGCGGCCCGATGGGCAACCTCCGGGTCACCGGCGCCGCGCCCCGCGAGAACAGCGCGCCGCTGCCCGCGCCCGGCCCCGCGCCGAGCCCCGCGCCCGGCGTCAGCGACCCGTTCGCCGTGATGACCCTGAAGGGCTACCTGACGCAGCGCCGGCACCGTACGGCCGTCGTCTTCGCGCACGCCGAGGCCAGCCTGCTCCACTACCGCGCCCAGCGCGAACTGGCCGGGGCCATGGACGCCTGGACCGACGACCACGGCAACGGCAACCTCTGGCTGATGGTCTTCCGCCAGTCCGGACTGGACGAGGTGGCCCGGTTCGTGGAGTCCTGCCACGCCTACCCGGTCCTGGAAGCCCTGACCCGGCGGCAGGCCGCCACCCCCGGCCGCCCCGGCACCGCCAGGATCGGCCACCCGCCCGCCGCCGAGGTCGGACGGCTCATCCACGCCGTACGGCTGCGCACCGGGCTGCGCATCGGGGACTGGCGGGCACTCGACTCCGTCGTCAAGGCGATGGGCAGCCACCCCCGCACCGCGCGCGCCTGGCAGGTGTGGCTGGAACAGCTGGCCGGGACCCCGGGCGCCGTCCTCGGCCCGGCGGCCGTGCGCGACGCCTTCCCCGGCGCCACACCGGGCGACCCCCGCAGCCCCTGGGACCGGCTGGCGGCCATGCCGGGGCTGGACGTCGTGCGGGACCGCTTCGAGCAGCTGCGGGCCGAGGTCGAGACGGCGGAGGCGCTGCGCGCGGGCGGCCGGGCCGGTGTCTTCGAACCGCCCTCCCTGCACCTCGCGTTCACCGGCAACCCGGGCACCGGCAAGACCACGGTGGCCCGGCTCGTCGGCGAGATCTACCGCGATCTCGGACTGCTTGAGCGGGGCCATCTGGTCGAGGCCAAGATGAGCGACCTGGTCTCCGGATACATCGGCCAGACGGCCGGGCTCACTGACGCCACCATCGACCGGGCCCTGGACGGGGTGCTGTTCATCGACGAGGCGTACGGACTGAGCGATCAGCGCGACGGATTCGGCCAGGAGGCCATCCAGACGCTCCTGACTCGCATGGAGAACGACCGGGGCCGCCTCGTCCTGGTCGTCGCCGGGTACCCCGACAAGATGACCGAGTTCCTGGACGCCAACCCCGGCCTGCGGAGCCGGGTCGCCGAGGACAACATCCTGCGCTTCCCCGACTACGAGCCGCCCGCCCTGCACGCCATCGCCCTCGGCCGGCTCCGCGAGCGCGGGGCCCGGCCCGCCCCCGAGACGGAGTCCCGGCTCCTGCGGATCGTCACCGAGATGCACCGCACCCGCGACGAGTCCTTCGGCAACGCCCGCGAGATGCGCACCCTCGCCGACGCCGTCTTCACTCGCTGGTCCCACCGGGTCCGCAGCCGGGTGGACGAACCCGTCGTCCCCGACGACCTGCCCGAGCGCTACCGGGACTACCTGGAACGCCCCGCGCCCGACCCCGCGCGGCTTCTCGCCGGGCTCGACGCGTACGTGGGCCTCGGCCCGGTCCGCGAGGTGCTGACCGGCCTCGCCCACCGGCAGCGGCTGCGCCAGGCGCACGGCACCGGCGAGCTGACACCCCCGCACCTGGTCTTCACCGGGCCGCCCGGGACCGGGAAGACCTCCGTCGCCCGGCTCGTCGGCACCCTCTTCCGCGACCTGGGCCTGCTGCGCAAGGGACACGTGGTGCAGGCAAGCCGGGCGACCCTGGTCGGCGCCTACCTCGGCGAGACCGCCCGGCTGGTCCGCCAAGCCGTGCAGGACGCCCTGGACGGGGTGCTGTTCATCGACGAGGCGTACAGCCTGGCCCACGACGTGCGCGGCGGCTACGGGCAGGAGGCGATCGACACCCTGGTCCTGGAGATGGAGCAGTGGCGCGGCCGCCTCACCGTGATCGTCGCCGGCTACCCCCGCGAGATGGACACCTTCCTCAACGCCAACTCCGGCCTGCCGTCCCGCTTCACCGAGTACGTCCCCTTCCCGCACTACGGTCCGGACGACCTCCTGGAGATCCTGAGCCGGATGGCCGAGGGCCAGGGCTACACCCTGCACCCCGAGGTCCCCCGCCACGCGGGGGAGTGGCTGGCCGCGACCCGCCGCGCCGACCCGTCCGGCTTCGGCAACGCCCGTACGGTCCGCAAACTCCTCGAACTCATGGAATCCCGCCTGGCCGCCCGCTTCGCCCGGGCTGGAGAGGGGGCCGAGCCCGGGTCCTTCAGCCAGTTCCTGCCGGAGGACGTACCGGCTCCGCCGCTCTGA
- a CDS encoding 4Fe-4S single cluster domain-containing protein: MTGTALNVAATRVGTEALGPGVRSALWVQGCPFSCAGCMAPDWIPFRPARQAAPAELARELLADARVTGLTFSGGEPMAQAAGLAEVARLAREIRDLTLICFTGHRLERLRARPPGPGVAALLAEVDVLVDGVYVAALDDGRGLRGSTNQRVHHLTGRLADTGYDFEHRTRSAEIAVNGPEALLIGVPPPGLLDAFDLAVDAVRTRTTTPVRGQEHDER, translated from the coding sequence ATGACCGGCACCGCCCTCAACGTGGCCGCCACCCGCGTCGGCACCGAGGCGCTCGGACCCGGCGTGCGCTCCGCGCTCTGGGTCCAGGGCTGCCCGTTCAGCTGCGCCGGCTGCATGGCCCCCGACTGGATCCCCTTCCGGCCCGCCCGGCAGGCCGCACCGGCGGAGCTGGCCCGGGAGCTGCTGGCCGACGCCCGGGTGACCGGACTGACCTTCTCCGGCGGCGAACCGATGGCCCAGGCGGCCGGCCTCGCCGAAGTGGCCCGGCTGGCCCGGGAGATCCGCGACCTGACGCTGATCTGCTTCACCGGCCACCGGCTCGAACGGCTCCGCGCCCGGCCCCCGGGACCCGGCGTCGCCGCGCTCCTGGCGGAAGTGGACGTCCTGGTCGACGGCGTGTACGTGGCCGCCCTGGACGACGGACGCGGGCTGCGCGGCAGCACCAACCAGCGCGTCCACCACCTCACGGGACGCCTCGCGGACACGGGGTACGACTTCGAGCACCGCACCCGGTCCGCCGAGATCGCCGTCAACGGCCCGGAGGCGCTGCTCATCGGCGTACCGCCGCCCGGCCTGCTGGACGCCTTCGACCTCGCGGTCGACGCGGTCCGCACCCGTACCACGACCCCCGTGAGAGGACAGGAACACGATGAGCGGTAG